A single Natrinema pellirubrum DSM 15624 DNA region contains:
- a CDS encoding metal-dependent transcriptional regulator, producing the protein MNTADQYLKAIYLAQRIEDGPASTGTLADLLEVSPASVNEMIGKLEDRELVDHEKYKGASLTNEGLERAHDALQTYCIIERFLANVLEVEEFKDEARALESVIDDTVAERLDTIIDRPDQCPDCFDAEEDCCELLELEASGHAD; encoded by the coding sequence ATGAACACTGCAGATCAATACCTCAAGGCGATCTATCTGGCCCAGCGCATCGAGGACGGGCCTGCATCGACCGGTACGCTCGCGGACCTGCTCGAGGTGAGCCCGGCCAGCGTCAACGAGATGATCGGCAAACTCGAGGACCGCGAGCTAGTCGACCACGAGAAGTACAAGGGCGCGAGTCTGACCAACGAGGGGCTCGAGCGCGCCCACGACGCCCTCCAGACCTACTGTATCATCGAGCGGTTCCTCGCGAACGTCCTCGAGGTCGAGGAGTTCAAAGACGAGGCCCGCGCCCTAGAGAGCGTCATCGACGACACCGTCGCGGAGCGGCTCGACACGATCATCGACCGACCCGACCAGTGTCCCGACTGTTTCGACGCCGAGGAGGACTGCTGTGAGCTGCTCGAACTCGAGGCCAGCGGCCACGCCGACTGA